The following coding sequences are from one Haemophilus haemolyticus window:
- a CDS encoding tetratricopeptide repeat protein — protein MKLTKTLLTSALLATSIFSFQSTAWADTPEQQFQQVVESYNKRDYQTAFKLLLPLAEQGNATAQYNLGQMYRRGEGVKQDDAEAVKWYRKAAEQGDADAQFDLGLMYSKGYGVKQDYTEAAKWNRKAAEQGDADAQFRLGVMYTLGKGVKKDRSEAEKWYRKAAEQGNIDAQNAMGEVYLSGIGVKQNDAEAVKWYRKAAEQGSATAQHAMGLFYSGTFSVDVIKEDLSKAKEWFRKACDNGSQYACDDLRKLEK, from the coding sequence ATGAAACTGACAAAAACACTTCTCACTAGCGCATTATTAGCTACTTCAATTTTTTCTTTTCAATCTACTGCTTGGGCAGATACGCCAGAACAGCAGTTTCAACAAGTCGTTGAATCCTACAATAAACGTGATTATCAAACAGCCTTCAAACTTTTGCTGCCATTGGCTGAACAAGGCAATGCAACTGCTCAATATAATTTGGGTCAGATGTATCGCAGGGGAGAAGGTGTCAAACAAGATGATGCTGAAGCGGTGAAATGGTATCGCAAAGCGGCTGAACAAGGTGATGCAGATGCTCAATTTGATTTAGGGTTGATGTATTCCAAGGGATATGGCGTAAAACAAGATTATACGGAAGCGGCTAAATGGAATCGCAAAGCGGCTGAACAAGGTGATGCAGATGCTCAATTTCGTTTGGGTGTGATGTATACCCTTGGAAAAGGCGTAAAAAAAGATCGTTCTGAAGCGGAAAAATGGTATCGCAAAGCGGCTGAACAAGGAAATATTGATGCTCAAAATGCAATGGGGGAAGTATATCTTTCTGGAATAGGGGTCAAACAAAATGATGCAGAAGCGGTGAAATGGTATCGCAAAGCAGCTGAACAAGGCTCTGCAACGGCTCAACATGCTATGGGGCTTTTTTATAGTGGAACATTCTCTGTTGATGTTATAAAAGAAGACCTTTCTAAAGCTAAAGAATGGTTCCGTAAGGCTTGTGATAACGGTTCTCAATATGCTTGTGATGATTTAAGGAAGTTAGAGAAATAG
- the rplT gene encoding 50S ribosomal protein L20 translates to MARVKRGVIARARHKKVLKAAKGYYGARSRVYRVAFQAVIKAGQYAYRDRRQRKRQFRQLWIARINAAARQNGLSYSKFINGLKKASVEIDRKILADIAVFDKVAFAALVEKAKSAL, encoded by the coding sequence ATGGCTCGTGTAAAACGTGGTGTTATTGCAAGAGCACGCCATAAGAAAGTTCTTAAGGCTGCTAAAGGTTATTATGGTGCACGTTCACGCGTGTATCGCGTTGCTTTCCAAGCGGTGATCAAAGCTGGTCAATACGCATATCGTGACCGTCGTCAACGTAAACGTCAATTCCGTCAATTATGGATTGCACGTATCAACGCTGCAGCGCGTCAAAATGGTTTATCTTACAGCAAATTCATCAACGGCTTGAAAAAAGCATCTGTTGAAATCGACCGTAAGATTCTTGCTGATATCGCTGTATTCGACAAAGTAGCGTTCGCTGCATTAGTTGAAAAAGCAAAATCTGCACTTTAA
- the recB gene encoding exodeoxyribonuclease V subunit beta, translated as MTETIPLNPITLPLNQISLIEASAGTGKTYTIGSLYLRLLLKAGENNFSRPLNVEEILVVTFTEMATEELKKKIRERITDAIDKLIAFAETQDKSAFKNDEFLTALCDNLNIFEAIHRLKLAEQNMDLAAIYTIHGFCRRMLMQYAFHSGIHFNLELIKDQSDLLVRFANEFWREHFYPLPFEMADFIANELGSPDYVLSLLKSDLGKNLIVDLENQQALSISITEFLHQYLGEYFKDIKALKRFWLESAGKISELITEELNKDYAKGEPKSLSRRSYNTSRLAKWIDQVNAWANDPRDYVLNETLISYFTQSALGEKGEEGASPFIAPIFTELEDRANALMSPDLLRRVILYHYRQGLQQKLLDYKLNHQEKSFDDLLRLLYEALQGAQGDELAEMIRFQYPFAMIDEFQDTDSQQYAIFSKIYRDNPEKNTGFIMIGDPKQAIYRFRGADIFTYLKASDEAQSRFELTKNYRSEKNLVDGVNALFDFPQSPFIYQNINFTAVDSRDDHLRFYLNGKAEPAYRFYLTESDKVNKTEMAKICAISIQHWLKSAAENQAVFQNEDTCKTLQAANIAVLVRDKNEAALVKNELQKLGIASVYLSDQNSVFDSNVAKELAWVLKACLNVAERPILNAIATALFGLNAADIHQIQQNEADWQRWADSFTQYQQTWQRQGILVMLHQILLEQGISERLLSQATGERDLTDFLHLAEILQQAATLHESEAALLSWFEKQIQGEGRQEAQIRLESERQLVKIVTIHKSKGLEYDLVWLPFLAVPSKDPSKKDINIYYSKERDETLWDMENRNLTALYEETFAEELRLLYVALTRAKYQMAFALPTQFDKKWNALHYVLSQGEIGKEINLSDSKNTETLLQTFKEKMQDNVEICTKPNLEALTALSINTKNDDLKAAEFTGNIEQDWRIISFTSIEQGHRRQNYFAESAGKKHAVFDDVKDYDSQNAIEISTALLNENESNILDLPRGKQVGTALHRHFENCYFSDLANTEEIDKLRQSLQLDETLTEPLQNWLQQISHTPLSHEIGIALADLVNKDCIKEMPFYLAIREHFDVDAFNRTLKAHHHLPSDPLQFEQIQGMVRGSIDLVFRHNGKYYLVDYKSNFLGSSLTDYNQEALKKEMLHSHYDWQYLIYTLALHRYLQSVVPHYDYARDFGGVFYLFLRGMNGEPQSGVFYDRPSVELITELDGVF; from the coding sequence ATGACCGAAACAATCCCACTGAATCCTATCACGTTGCCTTTAAATCAAATTAGCTTAATCGAAGCATCTGCTGGTACGGGGAAAACCTACACTATTGGTTCTTTATATCTCCGACTTTTATTAAAGGCGGGGGAAAATAACTTTTCTCGTCCGTTAAATGTGGAAGAAATTCTGGTGGTAACTTTTACGGAAATGGCGACAGAAGAACTCAAGAAAAAAATTCGTGAGCGTATAACAGATGCGATTGATAAACTCATTGCCTTTGCAGAAACCCAAGATAAATCCGCATTTAAAAATGATGAATTTCTTACCGCACTTTGTGATAATTTGAACATTTTTGAGGCAATTCATCGCTTAAAGTTAGCTGAACAAAATATGGATTTGGCGGCGATTTATACCATTCACGGTTTTTGTCGCCGTATGTTGATGCAATATGCTTTCCATTCTGGCATTCACTTCAATTTAGAATTAATTAAAGATCAATCGGACTTGTTGGTTCGTTTTGCTAATGAATTTTGGCGAGAACATTTTTATCCATTGCCTTTTGAAATGGCTGACTTTATTGCGAATGAACTAGGTTCACCAGATTACGTGTTATCCCTATTAAAATCTGATTTAGGCAAAAATTTAATTGTTGATTTGGAGAACCAACAGGCATTATCTATTTCTATCACAGAATTTTTACACCAATATCTTGGTGAGTATTTTAAAGATATCAAGGCACTAAAACGCTTTTGGTTAGAAAGTGCGGGTAAAATTTCTGAATTAATTACAGAAGAATTGAATAAAGATTATGCAAAAGGCGAGCCTAAATCCTTAAGCCGTCGAAGTTATAATACATCACGTTTAGCGAAATGGATTGATCAAGTAAACGCCTGGGCAAATGATCCCCGTGATTATGTACTGAATGAAACCTTGATATCGTATTTCACTCAATCAGCTTTAGGTGAAAAAGGTGAGGAGGGCGCATCCCCCTTTATTGCCCCGATTTTTACTGAATTAGAAGATCGTGCAAATGCTTTAATGTCTCCAGATTTACTTCGTCGAGTTATTCTTTATCATTATCGACAAGGCTTACAACAAAAACTTTTAGACTATAAACTTAATCACCAAGAAAAATCCTTTGATGATTTATTGCGTTTGCTTTATGAAGCCTTGCAAGGTGCGCAAGGAGATGAATTAGCGGAAATGATTCGTTTCCAATATCCTTTTGCGATGATTGATGAATTTCAGGATACGGATTCACAACAGTACGCTATTTTTTCAAAAATTTATCGTGATAATCCCGAAAAAAATACTGGTTTTATTATGATTGGTGATCCGAAGCAGGCGATTTATCGTTTCCGTGGCGCAGATATTTTTACTTATCTAAAAGCATCGGATGAAGCCCAATCTCGCTTTGAACTCACTAAAAATTATCGTTCAGAGAAGAATCTGGTTGATGGCGTCAATGCGTTGTTTGATTTTCCTCAATCGCCATTTATTTATCAAAATATTAACTTTACTGCTGTTGATTCTCGTGATGATCATCTTCGATTTTATTTAAATGGCAAAGCCGAACCAGCTTATCGTTTTTATCTGACAGAAAGTGACAAAGTGAATAAAACTGAAATGGCAAAAATATGTGCTATTTCTATTCAACATTGGCTAAAAAGTGCGGCAGAAAATCAGGCAGTTTTTCAAAACGAAGATACTTGTAAAACATTGCAAGCGGCGAATATTGCCGTGTTGGTGCGTGATAAAAATGAAGCGGCTTTAGTAAAAAATGAATTGCAAAAATTGGGGATCGCGTCAGTTTATCTTTCTGATCAAAATAGCGTATTTGATAGCAATGTTGCGAAAGAATTAGCTTGGGTGCTTAAAGCCTGTTTGAATGTGGCAGAACGTCCAATTTTGAACGCAATTGCGACCGCACTTTTTGGCTTAAATGCAGCGGATATTCATCAAATTCAGCAAAATGAGGCAGACTGGCAACGTTGGGCAGATAGCTTTACTCAATACCAACAAACTTGGCAACGCCAAGGAATATTGGTCATGCTCCACCAAATTTTATTGGAGCAAGGCATTTCAGAGCGATTATTAAGCCAAGCCACGGGCGAGCGAGATTTAACGGATTTCCTACATTTGGCAGAAATTTTACAACAAGCTGCCACGCTACACGAAAGTGAAGCGGCATTGCTCAGTTGGTTTGAAAAACAAATTCAAGGCGAAGGTCGTCAAGAGGCTCAAATTCGTTTAGAAAGTGAACGCCAGTTGGTAAAAATAGTAACAATCCATAAATCTAAAGGCTTAGAATATGATTTAGTTTGGCTACCATTTTTAGCGGTGCCGAGCAAAGATCCAAGTAAAAAAGACATCAATATTTATTATTCTAAAGAACGAGATGAAACCTTATGGGATATGGAAAATCGTAATTTGACCGCACTTTATGAAGAAACTTTTGCGGAAGAGTTACGTTTACTTTATGTGGCTTTAACCCGTGCCAAATATCAAATGGCATTCGCTTTGCCTACGCAATTTGATAAAAAATGGAATGCCTTACATTATGTATTAAGCCAAGGCGAAATAGGCAAAGAAATAAATTTGTCAGATTCTAAAAATACCGAGACGTTGTTGCAAACCTTTAAAGAAAAAATGCAAGATAATGTGGAAATCTGCACTAAGCCAAATTTAGAGGCTTTGACGGCTTTATCAATTAATACAAAAAATGATGATCTTAAAGCCGCAGAATTTACGGGTAATATTGAGCAAGATTGGCGAATAATCAGTTTTACTTCAATTGAACAAGGTCATCGTCGACAAAATTATTTCGCTGAAAGTGCGGGTAAAAAACACGCTGTTTTTGATGACGTAAAAGATTACGATAGCCAAAATGCTATTGAAATTTCAACCGCGCTTTTAAACGAAAATGAATCAAACATTTTAGATTTGCCACGAGGTAAACAAGTCGGGACTGCATTGCATCGCCATTTTGAAAATTGCTATTTTTCTGATTTAGCAAATACAGAAGAAATTGACAAATTAAGACAATCCTTACAGTTAGATGAAACCCTTACAGAACCGCTACAAAATTGGCTACAACAGATTTCACATACGCCACTTTCTCATGAAATAGGAATAGCATTAGCTGATTTGGTAAATAAAGATTGCATTAAAGAAATGCCATTTTATCTGGCTATTCGGGAACATTTTGATGTTGATGCGTTTAATCGCACGTTGAAAGCCCATCATCATTTGCCAAGCGATCCACTTCAATTTGAACAAATTCAAGGCATGGTGCGAGGTTCGATTGACTTAGTTTTCCGTCATAATGGGAAATATTATCTTGTTGATTATAAATCTAATTTCTTAGGTTCAAGCCTTACTGATTACAATCAAGAGGCATTGAAAAAAGAAATGTTACACAGTCACTATGATTGGCAATATTTAATTTATACGCTGGCATTACATCGTTATTTGCAAAGCGTTGTGCCTCATTACGATTATGCGCGAGATTTCGGCGGGGTATTTTATCTTTTCTTACGTGGAATGAATGGTGAGCCACAATCTGGCGTATTTTACGATCGTCCAAGCGTTGAATTAATCACAGAATTAGACGGGGTGTTTTAA
- the infC gene encoding translation initiation factor IF-3, translated as MDQDGEQAGIVSIQQALEMSEQAELDLVEISPNAEPPVCRIMNYGKFLYEKSKTAKEQKKKQKVVQVKEIKFRPGTDEGDYQVKLRSLIRFLEDGDKAKITVRFRGREMAHQDIGFDVLERVKNDLAEISVVESAPGKLEGRQAVMVLAPKKK; from the coding sequence ATTGACCAAGATGGTGAACAAGCAGGAATTGTTTCTATTCAACAAGCCCTAGAAATGTCAGAGCAAGCAGAGCTTGATCTTGTTGAAATTAGCCCAAATGCAGAGCCGCCGGTTTGTCGCATTATGAACTACGGTAAATTCCTTTACGAGAAAAGTAAAACCGCTAAAGAACAAAAGAAAAAACAAAAAGTTGTGCAAGTTAAGGAAATTAAATTCCGTCCAGGCACAGACGAAGGTGACTATCAAGTTAAATTACGCAGCTTAATCCGTTTCTTAGAAGACGGTGACAAAGCAAAAATTACCGTGCGTTTCCGCGGTCGTGAAATGGCTCACCAAGACATTGGCTTTGATGTGTTGGAGCGCGTAAAAAATGATTTAGCTGAAATTTCTGTCGTTGAATCTGCACCGGGTAAATTAGAAGGCCGTCAGGCTGTAATGGTGTTAGCACCGAAGAAAAAATAA
- the rpmI gene encoding 50S ribosomal protein L35: protein MPKIKTVRGAAKRFKKTASGGFKRKQSHLRHILTKKTTKRKRHLRHKSMVAKADQVLVVACLPYA from the coding sequence ATGCCTAAAATCAAAACAGTACGCGGCGCAGCGAAGCGCTTCAAAAAAACTGCTTCTGGTGGTTTCAAGCGTAAACAATCTCACTTACGTCATATTTTGACTAAAAAAACAACTAAACGTAAACGTCATTTACGTCATAAATCAATGGTTGCGAAAGCAGACCAAGTTTTAGTAGTAGCTTGCTTACCATACGCATAA
- a CDS encoding solute:sodium symporter family transporter: MLMTILSFLIVTGVVAYVSWLKTKGDDLKSSKGYFLAGRGLSGLVIGCSMVLTSLSTEQLIGVNAVSYKGNFSVIAWTVPTVIPLCFLALYMLPKYLRNGYTTVPEFFESRFDRQTRLIMSTLFLVFYLFIVIPTALYTGAIAFNKIFNLETAFGLSYGAAITYTVIAIGVVGAIYAIFGGLKAVAVSDTINAVILVIGALLVPFFALMYLGDGSFSEGLHTITTTHIEKWNAIGSETDATPWPTIFTGIMVVHFFYWTTNQAIVQRCLGAKDLQSGQKGILIAALFLLTLPIILNLPGLLSFHILGEGVNPIDASYPLLVNKVLPTWLQGFFIAALFGAILSTFNSFLNSAATIYCKDLLPSISKKVRSEEELISYAKKVSTIMAIVTMIFAPLLMFGTDGIFLITKRFAGFVNIPIVALFAVGMFNKTVSGKAARIALLAHVILYFCIVWVFNVKINFVYVMGGLFVFDVVLMLILGQFLRREPYIENKENLGNVDLTNWKYLKVTSVSLILGLLALYTFLSPLGMASEYGNPSMVLGVWAVLQIIVLFVVRDKEAK, from the coding sequence ATGCTTATGACGATACTCAGCTTCCTCATTGTAACTGGTGTGGTTGCGTATGTTTCTTGGTTAAAAACAAAAGGGGATGATTTAAAATCTTCAAAAGGGTATTTTTTGGCAGGTCGCGGATTAAGCGGTTTAGTAATTGGCTGCTCAATGGTGCTCACATCGCTTTCAACTGAACAACTAATCGGTGTCAATGCGGTGTCTTATAAAGGTAATTTCTCTGTGATTGCTTGGACAGTTCCAACGGTTATTCCGCTTTGTTTCTTGGCACTTTATATGTTGCCGAAATATTTGCGTAACGGTTACACAACAGTGCCAGAGTTTTTTGAAAGCCGTTTTGACCGTCAAACACGCTTGATTATGTCAACATTATTCTTGGTGTTTTATCTCTTCATCGTAATTCCAACCGCACTTTACACTGGTGCAATCGCCTTCAATAAAATCTTCAACCTTGAAACGGCATTCGGCTTAAGCTATGGTGCAGCGATTACTTACACGGTGATTGCCATCGGTGTAGTCGGTGCGATTTATGCCATTTTCGGTGGTTTGAAAGCAGTAGCGGTATCAGATACGATCAATGCAGTGATTTTAGTCATTGGTGCATTGCTTGTTCCATTCTTTGCCTTGATGTATTTAGGCGATGGCAGTTTCTCTGAAGGTTTACACACAATCACAACAACGCACATTGAAAAATGGAATGCGATTGGTAGCGAAACAGATGCCACACCTTGGCCAACGATTTTCACCGGTATTATGGTTGTTCACTTTTTCTATTGGACAACTAACCAAGCTATCGTACAACGTTGCTTAGGTGCGAAAGATTTACAATCAGGTCAAAAAGGTATTTTGATTGCGGCATTATTCTTATTAACTTTACCGATCATTTTAAACCTTCCTGGTTTATTGAGTTTCCATATTTTAGGTGAAGGCGTAAATCCAATTGATGCGTCTTATCCATTATTAGTAAACAAAGTATTGCCAACTTGGTTACAAGGTTTCTTTATTGCTGCACTATTTGGCGCAATTTTAAGTACCTTTAACTCATTCTTAAATTCAGCAGCAACCATTTACTGTAAAGACTTATTGCCTTCTATCAGCAAAAAAGTTCGGTCAGAAGAAGAATTAATTTCTTACGCGAAAAAAGTTTCTACCATTATGGCGATTGTCACTATGATTTTCGCACCGCTACTCATGTTTGGTACAGATGGTATTTTCTTAATTACTAAACGTTTCGCAGGATTTGTGAATATTCCAATCGTTGCTTTATTTGCCGTAGGTATGTTTAACAAAACGGTATCTGGCAAAGCAGCACGTATTGCTTTACTTGCTCACGTTATCTTGTACTTCTGCATCGTTTGGGTGTTTAATGTCAAAATCAACTTTGTGTATGTTATGGGCGGATTATTCGTATTTGATGTCGTATTAATGCTCATCTTAGGACAATTCTTACGCCGCGAACCTTACATTGAAAACAAAGAAAACTTAGGTAACGTAGATTTAACTAACTGGAAATACTTAAAAGTAACCAGCGTGTCTTTAATCTTAGGTTTACTTGCGCTTTACACTTTCCTTTCACCACTTGGTATGGCATCAGAATATGGCAATCCATCAATGGTGCTTGGCGTATGGGCGGTGTTACAAATTATCGTGTTATTTGTTGTACGAGATAAAGAGGCTAAATAA
- a CDS encoding D-hexose-6-phosphate mutarotase — protein sequence MKITLLKILTPELHLIQHNDIPVLHLKHAVGTAKIALQGAQLLSWQPQGTAQDVLWLSEVELFENGNAIRGGVPICYPWFGGVKQPAHGTARIRLWQLSHYDISAHKVRLEFELFSDLNIIEAKIVMVFTDKCHLTFTHYGEEPAQAALHTYFNIGDINQVEVQGLPETCFNSLTQQQEEAPSPRHISENVDCIYSAEKMQNQIVDKSFNRTIALHHHNASQFVLWNPWHKKTSGMSETGYQTMLCLETARIHHLLEFGESLSVEISLKG from the coding sequence ATGAAAATAACATTACTAAAAATACTGACACCAGAACTTCATCTTATTCAACATAATGATATTCCAGTTCTTCATCTAAAACACGCTGTTGGCACAGCAAAAATCGCTTTACAAGGCGCACAACTTCTTAGCTGGCAACCACAAGGCACAGCTCAAGATGTATTATGGTTAAGTGAAGTTGAATTATTCGAAAATGGCAATGCTATTCGTGGTGGCGTACCGATTTGTTATCCTTGGTTTGGTGGCGTAAAACAACCTGCGCACGGTACAGCTCGTATTCGTTTATGGCAGTTAAGTCATTATGATATTTCAGCCCATAAAGTGCGGTTAGAATTTGAGTTGTTTTCTGATTTAAATATTATCGAAGCTAAAATTGTAATGGTGTTCACAGACAAATGTCATTTAACTTTCACACATTATGGCGAAGAACCTGCACAAGCAGCGTTGCATACCTATTTCAATATTGGGGATATTAATCAAGTGGAAGTACAAGGTTTACCTGAAACTTGTTTTAATAGCTTAACCCAACAACAAGAAGAAGCCCCGTCACCGCGTCACATTTCTGAAAATGTTGATTGCATTTATTCCGCAGAAAAAATGCAGAATCAAATCGTAGATAAAAGTTTCAATCGTACAATTGCACTGCATCATCATAATGCAAGTCAATTTGTTCTTTGGAATCCTTGGCATAAAAAGACTAGTGGAATGAGTGAAACTGGCTATCAAACGATGTTGTGCTTGGAAACTGCGCGTATCCATCACTTGCTTGAATTTGGCGAAAGTTTAAGCGTAGAAATTTCGCTTAAAGGCTAA
- a CDS encoding sulfatase-like hydrolase/transferase, with translation MNIIYILLDQIRKDMLGPYGHQIVKTPNLDRLAKDGVRFNNAFTPASVCGPARTSLFTGLMPSSHGIIKNGEKGGTGEISQEKPNIGKLAGYNTYVVGKWHVGTKSVPEDYGIKGHNFDGYGYPGSGVYKNLVFNQPPTHSNRYKEWLEEKGYEIPEVSRAYFGDNPHLRVQELCGLLSGTKDQTIPYFIIDEAKKYIQESLDEGKPFFAWINFWGPHTPCIVPEPYYSMYRKEDVVLDKSFFKPLEGKPGHFRTISKMWGMWEASEDHWKEVITKFWGYITLIDDAIGELFDYLEKNGLYDRTFLVATADHGDAMGAHRMIEKGEFMFDATYNIPMIIKDPNSDRVNQEDDNLVYLHDLTSTVFDLANQKVPESFEGQSVLPIMRQHQDNQRKGVLGQLAGHFVYFEQRMWRRKDYKLVFNATDVCELYDIRNDPEEMHNLFYDSQYNSIKKEMLEEMRAEMKRLNDPLENWVYRIIDEI, from the coding sequence ATGAACATTATTTATATTCTACTGGATCAAATTCGTAAAGATATGTTGGGGCCTTATGGTCACCAAATTGTGAAAACCCCGAATTTAGATCGTTTGGCAAAAGATGGCGTTCGCTTTAATAACGCCTTCACTCCAGCGTCTGTTTGCGGTCCTGCACGTACTTCACTTTTTACTGGATTAATGCCGTCTTCTCACGGCATTATTAAAAATGGGGAAAAAGGCGGTACAGGTGAAATTAGCCAAGAAAAACCGAATATTGGTAAATTGGCTGGCTATAATACTTATGTTGTAGGGAAGTGGCACGTAGGTACTAAATCTGTCCCCGAAGATTACGGGATTAAAGGCCATAACTTTGATGGTTATGGCTATCCTGGCAGTGGAGTATATAAAAATTTAGTCTTCAACCAACCGCCAACACATTCCAATCGTTATAAAGAATGGTTAGAAGAAAAGGGATATGAAATCCCAGAAGTAAGCCGTGCCTACTTTGGTGATAACCCACATTTACGAGTACAAGAACTTTGCGGTTTACTTTCAGGTACGAAAGATCAAACGATTCCTTATTTCATCATTGATGAAGCGAAAAAATATATTCAAGAATCATTAGATGAAGGCAAACCGTTCTTTGCATGGATAAACTTCTGGGGGCCGCACACGCCTTGTATTGTGCCAGAACCTTATTATTCCATGTATCGAAAAGAAGATGTGGTACTGGATAAAAGTTTCTTTAAACCATTAGAGGGCAAACCAGGTCATTTCCGCACAATTTCAAAAATGTGGGGAATGTGGGAAGCAAGCGAAGATCATTGGAAAGAAGTCATCACAAAATTCTGGGGTTATATCACCTTAATTGATGATGCAATCGGTGAATTATTTGATTACTTAGAAAAAAACGGTCTTTATGACCGCACTTTCTTGGTGGCTACAGCAGATCACGGCGATGCAATGGGCGCACATCGAATGATTGAAAAAGGGGAGTTTATGTTTGATGCCACCTACAACATTCCGATGATTATCAAAGATCCAAATTCAGACCGCGTCAATCAAGAAGATGATAACCTTGTTTATCTTCACGATTTAACTTCAACGGTGTTCGATTTAGCCAATCAAAAAGTGCCAGAAAGTTTTGAAGGGCAGAGCGTTCTTCCGATTATGCGCCAGCACCAAGATAACCAACGAAAAGGTGTACTTGGTCAGCTTGCGGGGCATTTTGTGTATTTTGAACAACGTATGTGGCGTCGTAAAGATTACAAACTCGTATTTAATGCGACCGATGTGTGTGAACTTTATGACATCCGTAACGATCCGGAAGAAATGCACAATTTATTTTATGATTCACAATATAACAGCATCAAAAAAGAGATGTTAGAAGAAATGCGCGCTGAGATGAAACGTCTGAATGACCCACTGGAAAATTGGGTTTATCGAATTATTGACGAAATTTAA